In a single window of the Pontibacter russatus genome:
- a CDS encoding tetratricopeptide repeat-containing sensor histidine kinase, which yields MPSVAEATQDKVDALNDKARALMVVNSNQALLLSQDAVRLAESIHYPKGMAAGLQTLGFCHIRHSEHEQASDCLDRAFVLFQSLDDVKGQADIWQYRGIISRCLCNYAASLEYLFQALGIREKLADAGKEGIPLNLYDVGITYRYLGNYSKALDYLQQSLAKARKENATLTESYVLNNIGLIYAESGDYAHALPYYQESLKLRRLNGDQWGEAGCLDNRGNAHYNLGDYAQALSCCEQSLAISEAIGDKKGQANALFHIGSIRYRLKNFEEAHRNWEKSQEVRKSIQDKKGQAEILLCFSELYGNKAYPKADTAKALALLEEGLRIGEAIKAKDTLSKIHRGFYQLLKGAERHQEALLHYEAHIALDKAVHSEAMSKKVLDLEVSHRIEQAQKETEAVRLRNTELARLNEEIQEQKERTELQRDVLRKTLTDLKATQSQLVQSEKMASLGELTAGIAHEIQNPLNFVNNFSEVSVELCKEIRQEQEAGRLAEAQALLDELVESLYKIQQHGRRAEAIVKGMLQHSRSSTGQKEPTDVNALANEYMRLAYHGLRAKDQSFNTALATEFDEQLHKVSVVPQELGRVLLNLFNNAFYAVQQKQKQGLEDYRPEVRLRTRRLDDAVEVRVRDNGTGIPDKVRDKIFQPFFTTKPSGQGTGLGLSLSYDIITKGHGGKLRVESREGEYTEFIIYLPAPVAEAPR from the coding sequence ATGCCTTCTGTTGCTGAAGCCACACAGGACAAGGTAGATGCCTTGAACGACAAAGCAAGGGCGCTGATGGTTGTCAACTCTAACCAGGCGCTTCTGTTGAGCCAGGATGCGGTGCGCCTCGCCGAAAGCATACATTACCCGAAAGGAATGGCAGCAGGGCTGCAAACGCTGGGCTTCTGCCATATCAGGCACTCAGAGCACGAACAGGCATCCGACTGCCTGGACCGGGCCTTCGTGCTTTTTCAGTCGCTGGATGATGTGAAAGGGCAGGCGGATATATGGCAGTACAGGGGCATCATCAGCCGCTGCCTGTGCAATTACGCCGCGTCCCTTGAGTACCTGTTCCAGGCCCTGGGCATACGGGAAAAACTCGCCGATGCTGGTAAAGAGGGCATCCCGTTGAACCTGTACGATGTGGGCATCACCTACAGGTATCTCGGCAACTACAGCAAAGCCCTTGATTACCTGCAGCAGAGCCTGGCAAAGGCTAGAAAGGAGAACGCCACGCTGACGGAGTCTTATGTGCTGAACAACATCGGCCTGATTTACGCAGAGAGCGGGGACTACGCGCATGCGCTCCCCTATTACCAGGAGAGCCTGAAACTCCGGAGGCTGAACGGCGACCAGTGGGGGGAGGCGGGGTGCCTGGACAACAGGGGCAATGCCCACTATAACCTGGGAGATTACGCTCAGGCTTTATCCTGCTGTGAGCAAAGCCTGGCCATATCGGAGGCCATCGGAGACAAGAAGGGACAGGCGAACGCGCTTTTCCATATAGGCAGCATCCGGTACAGGCTCAAAAACTTTGAAGAGGCACACCGTAACTGGGAGAAAAGCCAGGAAGTGCGGAAAAGCATTCAGGATAAAAAGGGCCAGGCAGAAATCCTCCTCTGCTTCAGCGAACTTTACGGAAACAAAGCATACCCGAAGGCCGACACAGCGAAAGCCCTTGCGCTTTTAGAGGAGGGGCTGCGCATCGGGGAGGCTATCAAGGCAAAAGACACGCTCTCTAAAATCCACCGGGGCTTTTACCAACTGCTGAAAGGGGCGGAGCGGCACCAGGAGGCGCTGCTGCATTACGAGGCGCATATCGCGCTGGATAAGGCCGTACACAGCGAGGCGATGAGCAAGAAGGTGCTGGACCTGGAGGTGTCGCACCGCATCGAGCAGGCCCAGAAGGAAACGGAGGCTGTCCGGCTCCGCAACACGGAGCTGGCCAGGCTGAACGAAGAGATACAGGAGCAGAAGGAGCGAACTGAGCTGCAGCGGGATGTGCTCCGCAAGACCCTTACGGACCTGAAGGCGACGCAGTCGCAGCTGGTGCAGTCGGAGAAGATGGCCTCGCTCGGGGAACTCACCGCCGGCATCGCCCACGAGATTCAGAACCCGCTCAACTTCGTCAACAATTTTTCGGAGGTGAGCGTCGAACTGTGCAAAGAGATCAGGCAGGAACAGGAGGCGGGGCGGCTGGCAGAGGCGCAGGCATTGCTGGACGAGCTTGTCGAGAGCCTCTACAAAATACAGCAGCACGGGCGGCGGGCCGAAGCCATCGTGAAAGGCATGCTGCAGCACTCGCGCAGCAGCACCGGGCAGAAAGAGCCTACAGACGTGAACGCCCTGGCAAACGAGTACATGCGCCTCGCTTACCACGGGCTGCGGGCCAAAGACCAAAGCTTCAACACCGCGCTTGCCACTGAGTTTGACGAGCAGCTTCACAAGGTGAGCGTGGTGCCGCAGGAGCTGGGTAGGGTGCTGCTGAACCTCTTCAACAACGCCTTTTATGCGGTGCAGCAGAAACAGAAGCAGGGGCTGGAGGATTACAGGCCGGAGGTGCGGCTGCGCACGCGCCGGCTGGACGACGCGGTGGAGGTGCGGGTGCGCGACAACGGCACGGGCATACCGGACAAGGTGCGGGATAAAATCTTCCAGCCCTTCTTCACCACCAAGCCCAGTGGGCAGGGCACAGGCCTGGGCCTGTCGCTCAGCTACGACATCATCACCAAGGGCCACGGCGGAAAACTGCGGGTGGAGAGCCGGGAGGGGGAGTACACCGAGTTCATCATATACCTGCCTGCACCTGTTGCGGAAGCTCCCCGATAA
- a CDS encoding response regulator, protein MQQINHVLLVDDDPASNFLAQLLFRKIGTVSHVSVAANGKEALDFISKQHGKCGLPDLILLDINMPLMDGFEFMDHFQQLPGHHLTRVVLLSSSVSSKDAQKAASYQFKGFINKPLTKEKLAHIIED, encoded by the coding sequence ATGCAACAGATCAATCACGTTTTACTGGTAGATGACGACCCGGCAAGCAATTTTCTGGCGCAGCTGCTATTCAGGAAGATAGGGACGGTGTCGCATGTTTCGGTGGCCGCTAACGGGAAAGAGGCGCTGGACTTTATATCAAAACAACACGGCAAGTGCGGCCTCCCGGATCTGATCCTGCTGGACATCAACATGCCCCTGATGGATGGCTTCGAATTCATGGACCATTTCCAGCAACTCCCCGGGCACCACCTTACCCGCGTGGTGCTGCTTTCCTCCTCTGTTTCCTCAAAGGATGCCCAAAAAGCAGCCAGCTATCAGTTCAAGGGCTTCATCAACAAGCCCCTCACCAAAGAGAAGCTGGCGCATATAATAGAAGACTAA
- a CDS encoding phytoene desaturase family protein codes for MDRRDVDAVVVGSGPNGLAAAITLQQAGASVLLLEAKDTIGGGLRSKALTLPGFVHDVCSAIHPLAVESPFFKTLPLAEHGLRYVFPPLSAAHPFDNGRAAVLEKSVEATARRLGADAGAYDRLLAPIVKDWPRLAPELLAPLHIPDHPLAMAKFGLQALPSAVTLANRHFRTAEARGLWAGMAAHALQPLTNLTTSAIGLVLMAVGHVKGWPVPVGGSGSIADALASYFLSLGGKIETGVYIDHISQLPSARAVLLDLTPRQLLQLAGHRFSSLYKWQLGRYRYGMGVFKIDWALDGPIPFTAPECRLAGTVHLGNTLEEIARSEHITSQGGHPEHPFVLLAQQSLFDTGRAPAGRHTAWAYCHVPNGSEADMTAAIERQVERFAPGFRDLILARHVMNTAQMQAYNPNYIGGDINGGIIDIGQLFTRPALRLSPYRTSAKGIYICSSSTPPGGGVHGMCGFHAAKRALKDLF; via the coding sequence TTGGATAGAAGAGACGTTGACGCGGTTGTGGTGGGCTCCGGCCCGAATGGGCTGGCGGCTGCCATTACGCTGCAGCAGGCGGGGGCCTCGGTGCTGCTGCTGGAGGCCAAGGACACCATCGGCGGCGGCCTACGGTCGAAGGCACTCACGTTGCCGGGCTTCGTGCATGATGTCTGCTCGGCCATACACCCGCTTGCGGTTGAATCTCCTTTCTTCAAAACTCTTCCGCTTGCCGAACATGGCCTCCGGTATGTGTTTCCGCCTCTGTCGGCGGCGCACCCCTTCGACAATGGCAGGGCCGCTGTGCTGGAGAAGTCGGTGGAGGCAACGGCCAGGCGCCTGGGCGCTGATGCGGGTGCTTATGACAGACTGCTGGCGCCCATCGTGAAAGACTGGCCCAGGCTGGCGCCGGAGTTGCTGGCTCCGCTGCACATCCCGGACCACCCGCTGGCCATGGCAAAGTTTGGGCTGCAGGCGCTGCCCTCTGCTGTGACGCTCGCCAACCGCCATTTCCGCACCGCCGAAGCACGCGGACTGTGGGCAGGCATGGCGGCCCACGCCCTACAGCCCCTCACCAACCTAACGACATCGGCCATCGGGCTGGTGCTGATGGCAGTGGGGCATGTCAAAGGATGGCCCGTTCCGGTGGGCGGGTCAGGGAGCATTGCGGATGCCCTGGCGTCCTACTTCCTATCGCTCGGGGGGAAGATAGAGACAGGGGTATATATAGACCACATAAGCCAGCTCCCGTCGGCCCGCGCCGTGCTGCTCGACCTAACGCCCCGCCAGTTGCTGCAGCTAGCCGGGCATCGGTTCTCGAGCCTATATAAATGGCAACTCGGCCGCTACCGCTACGGCATGGGCGTGTTCAAGATCGACTGGGCTTTGGACGGGCCCATTCCCTTTACGGCCCCGGAGTGCAGGCTGGCCGGAACAGTGCATCTAGGCAACACGCTGGAGGAAATCGCCCGAAGCGAGCACATCACCTCGCAGGGGGGGCACCCGGAGCACCCGTTTGTGCTGCTGGCGCAGCAAAGCCTTTTCGACACGGGCCGGGCTCCCGCCGGCAGGCACACCGCCTGGGCCTACTGCCACGTTCCCAACGGCTCTGAGGCAGACATGACGGCAGCCATCGAGCGGCAGGTGGAGCGCTTTGCCCCCGGTTTCCGGGACCTCATCCTGGCCAGGCACGTGATGAACACCGCCCAGATGCAGGCATATAACCCCAACTACATAGGCGGGGACATCAACGGCGGCATTATAGACATCGGGCAACTGTTCACAAGGCCCGCGCTGCGCCTCTCGCCATACCGCACCTCTGCCAAAGGCATCTATATCTGCTCGTCCTCCACCCCGCCGGGCGGGGGCGTACACGGCATGTGCGGCTTCCACGCTGCAAAGCGGGCTTTGAAAGACCTGTTCTAA
- a CDS encoding VOC family protein yields the protein MAIRIKTPGIHHIGLRCRDMNRSKKFYREVLGFDILLDTPHLFGFMVGSNFIGFLQATQELDGEAAFSPFHIGLDHLAMACEEEAELHRVARALTDAGVENTGVKRDATLNKDYVAFKDPDRIQWELYMA from the coding sequence ATGGCTATCCGAATCAAGACCCCCGGCATACACCACATTGGCTTGAGGTGCAGGGATATGAACCGGTCAAAGAAGTTCTACAGGGAGGTGCTGGGCTTCGACATCTTGCTCGACACGCCCCATCTTTTTGGTTTTATGGTCGGCTCAAACTTTATCGGGTTCCTGCAGGCCACCCAGGAGCTGGACGGGGAGGCAGCGTTCAGCCCCTTCCATATCGGCCTGGACCACCTGGCCATGGCCTGTGAGGAGGAGGCGGAACTGCACCGCGTTGCCCGCGCCCTGACCGATGCCGGGGTAGAGAACACCGGGGTAAAAAGAGACGCCACCCTGAATAAAGACTACGTGGCGTTCAAAGACCCCGACCGCATCCAATGGGAGTTATATATGGCATGA
- a CDS encoding response regulator, translated as MNILIVDDEQDVQPLFKQRFRKEIMRGEVNLDFAHSGEGAFSYLEQHPSEVSLILSDINMPGMSGIELLRKIRQKYNSPPPVMMMVTAYSDEENYQQAMKYGADDFLTKPLDFNLLKEKLKLLAF; from the coding sequence ATGAACATACTTATTGTAGATGACGAACAGGATGTGCAGCCGCTTTTTAAGCAGCGCTTCCGGAAGGAGATTATGCGAGGCGAGGTGAACCTGGACTTCGCGCACTCCGGCGAGGGGGCTTTCTCCTATCTGGAGCAGCACCCCTCCGAAGTATCGCTCATTCTGTCGGACATCAACATGCCCGGCATGAGCGGTATAGAGTTGCTCCGCAAGATCAGGCAAAAGTATAATTCGCCCCCTCCCGTCATGATGATGGTGACGGCGTACAGCGACGAGGAAAACTACCAGCAGGCGATGAAATATGGCGCTGACGATTTCCTGACCAAGCCGCTGGATTTTAATCTTTTGAAGGAGAAACTAAAACTTCTCGCATTTTGA
- a CDS encoding adenylate/guanylate cyclase domain-containing protein, which translates to MMAKILVVDDEADLELLIKQKFRRKIRENTYKFVFAQNGVEALVKLQEHPDMDIVLSDINMPEMDGLTLLTKLPEANPIIKAVIVSAYGDMENIRTAMNRGAFDFICKPVNFEDLELTMEKTMKHVTQLRETVQAIKENNILKMYVDETVLNFMLHKEFESALMLNETIQATVVFIDICGFTSITERVPANTVVSLLNNLFDLMVKEVIAQEGHIDKFLGDAVMAVFRGSFHLDRAIDAALAVRKAFESAQEIQAEGAVFKPQVSIGVGSGEMVSGNIGSASLRRLDYTVIGDAVNVAQRLQSVAQPGQIVIPSGIYEQVKESFKCRHIGEAKLKNKALPVVIYEVLE; encoded by the coding sequence TTGATGGCTAAGATCCTTGTAGTAGACGATGAGGCTGACCTCGAGTTGCTGATAAAGCAGAAGTTCAGGCGGAAGATAAGGGAGAACACCTACAAGTTCGTGTTTGCCCAGAACGGTGTGGAGGCCCTGGTGAAACTGCAGGAACACCCCGACATGGACATCGTGCTCAGCGACATCAACATGCCGGAGATGGACGGGCTCACGCTGCTTACGAAGCTGCCCGAGGCCAACCCCATCATCAAGGCCGTCATCGTGTCGGCTTACGGCGATATGGAGAACATCAGGACAGCCATGAACCGCGGCGCCTTCGATTTCATATGCAAGCCCGTCAATTTCGAGGATCTGGAGCTGACGATGGAGAAAACCATGAAGCACGTAACCCAGCTGCGTGAAACAGTGCAGGCCATCAAGGAAAACAATATCCTGAAGATGTATGTGGATGAGACGGTGCTCAACTTTATGCTTCACAAGGAGTTCGAGAGCGCGCTGATGCTGAACGAGACCATCCAGGCCACCGTCGTGTTCATCGACATCTGCGGTTTTACGTCCATAACGGAGCGCGTGCCTGCCAACACTGTCGTCAGCCTGCTCAATAACCTCTTCGACCTGATGGTGAAGGAGGTGATCGCGCAGGAAGGCCATATAGACAAGTTTCTGGGGGATGCCGTGATGGCGGTGTTCCGGGGCAGCTTCCACCTCGACCGCGCCATTGATGCGGCCCTGGCCGTCCGGAAGGCATTTGAGTCGGCGCAGGAGATACAGGCAGAAGGCGCTGTGTTCAAGCCGCAGGTGTCTATCGGGGTGGGCTCCGGGGAGATGGTGTCCGGCAACATCGGCTCTGCGTCGCTCCGGCGCCTCGATTACACCGTAATCGGCGACGCCGTAAACGTGGCCCAGCGGCTGCAGTCGGTGGCGCAGCCCGGCCAGATTGTGATTCCCTCCGGCATATATGAGCAGGTAAAAGAGTCGTTCAAGTGCCGGCATATAGGCGAGGCCAAGCTGAAGAACAAGGCGCTGCCGGTGGTGATATACGAGGTACTGGAGTAA
- a CDS encoding sensor histidine kinase, whose protein sequence is MCPNPPLATLLLLMDWFRLRPQSIAALAEFTLCLVISLYLLSIQNKTKDGFLITGMFILHTFYNAVSFTRNSAFDTAAYVPIVWVHSIILIILALYHLVFCYSYRQNPFPREMRLVLVVSGLLLCIGLSFHRIGFPWTFPIHFVISIWIVGVFVRKAIWSVRQRRKAAGGRAVQISLKVVLEELRNPISRDTKAYRVFALWCLLLVVTWLNANLGIFQIIPGWWEQVHHAFYLVLLTWIVINYMSYAQESTTFLAKLVGLFMCLTLVLLGMLGFLLYGVDNQVGVGGDKEDALRILAYLIPLSTVIIVLVFPVFFKSNLLRPLGYVLRGVQRVNAGELRVEVPVEVQDEIGALAQQFNRMTASLRRYAEQMESLVAKRTAELERKSAELEQQKEQLQHTLDNLKATQAQLVQSEKMASLGELTAGIAHEIQNPLNFVNNFTELSTELVADLRQEISQQPEPARRDGAAAILSDLEQNLGKIYQHGLRADAIVKGMLQHSRKSTGHKEPTDINALADEYLRLAYHGLRAKDKSFNATLVTDFDKKVGLVEVVPQDLGRVLLNLFNNAFYAVQQKQQKKGEAYQPEVSVSTRRLGDAVEIRVRDNGPGIPKEAVNRIFQPFFTTKPAGQGTGLGLSLSFDIVTKGHGGKLSFDTAEGQYTEFTIQMPVMKVDERVLATT, encoded by the coding sequence ATGTGCCCGAACCCGCCGCTTGCTACCTTACTGTTGTTGATGGACTGGTTCCGGCTCCGGCCGCAGTCCATTGCAGCCCTTGCAGAGTTTACCCTCTGCCTGGTCATCTCGCTGTACCTTCTCAGCATCCAAAACAAGACGAAAGACGGTTTCCTGATCACCGGCATGTTCATCTTGCACACCTTCTACAATGCCGTTTCCTTCACCCGCAACTCAGCGTTCGACACGGCTGCGTACGTGCCCATCGTGTGGGTTCACAGCATCATCCTGATCATTTTGGCGCTGTACCACCTGGTGTTCTGCTACTCATACCGCCAGAACCCTTTTCCGAGGGAGATGCGCCTGGTGCTGGTGGTTAGCGGCTTACTGCTGTGCATCGGGCTTTCCTTCCACCGGATAGGCTTCCCCTGGACCTTTCCTATACACTTTGTCATCTCCATCTGGATTGTGGGGGTTTTTGTGCGAAAGGCTATATGGTCTGTACGGCAACGGCGGAAGGCAGCAGGAGGGCGCGCTGTGCAAATCAGCCTTAAAGTTGTGTTAGAGGAGCTCCGAAACCCCATCAGCCGCGACACCAAGGCATACCGGGTCTTCGCGCTGTGGTGCCTGCTGCTCGTCGTGACCTGGCTCAACGCCAACCTAGGTATTTTCCAGATCATACCGGGCTGGTGGGAGCAGGTGCACCATGCCTTTTACCTGGTGTTGCTCACCTGGATCGTGATCAATTATATGTCTTACGCCCAGGAGTCCACCACGTTCCTGGCGAAGCTGGTGGGCCTGTTCATGTGCCTGACGCTGGTGCTGCTAGGCATGCTGGGCTTCCTGCTCTACGGCGTGGACAACCAGGTGGGAGTGGGTGGCGACAAGGAGGACGCGCTGCGCATCCTGGCCTACCTCATCCCCCTCTCCACCGTCATCATCGTGCTGGTGTTCCCGGTGTTTTTCAAGAGCAACCTGCTGCGCCCGCTCGGTTATGTGCTGCGGGGCGTGCAGCGGGTGAATGCCGGGGAGTTGCGGGTGGAAGTACCCGTGGAGGTGCAGGATGAGATTGGGGCGCTTGCCCAGCAGTTTAACCGCATGACTGCCTCGCTGCGGCGCTATGCCGAGCAGATGGAGAGCCTGGTGGCCAAGCGTACCGCTGAGCTGGAGCGAAAGTCCGCTGAGCTGGAGCAGCAGAAGGAACAGCTCCAGCACACCCTCGACAATCTGAAGGCGACGCAGGCCCAACTGGTGCAGTCGGAGAAGATGGCCTCGCTGGGTGAGCTCACCGCCGGCATCGCCCACGAGATTCAGAACCCGCTCAACTTTGTGAATAACTTCACCGAGCTCAGCACCGAGCTGGTGGCCGACCTGCGCCAGGAGATATCCCAGCAGCCAGAGCCTGCCCGCCGCGACGGCGCGGCTGCCATCCTCTCCGATCTGGAGCAGAACCTGGGCAAGATATACCAGCACGGCCTCCGCGCAGATGCCATTGTGAAAGGCATGCTGCAGCACTCGCGCAAGAGCACCGGCCACAAAGAGCCCACCGACATCAACGCCCTGGCCGATGAGTACCTGCGCCTCGCCTACCACGGGCTGCGGGCCAAAGACAAGAGCTTCAACGCCACCCTCGTCACCGATTTCGACAAGAAGGTGGGGTTGGTGGAGGTGGTGCCGCAGGACCTGGGCAGGGTGCTGCTCAACCTGTTCAACAACGCTTTTTACGCCGTGCAGCAGAAGCAGCAGAAAAAGGGGGAGGCGTATCAGCCCGAGGTGTCGGTGAGCACGCGCCGCCTGGGCGACGCGGTGGAGATACGGGTGCGTGACAACGGCCCCGGCATACCCAAAGAAGCGGTTAACCGTATCTTTCAGCCCTTCTTCACCACCAAGCCCGCTGGGCAGGGCACGGGCCTGGGCTTGTCACTCAGCTTCGACATCGTCACCAAGGGCCACGGCGGCAAGCTCTCTTTTGATACCGCAGAGGGGCAGTACACGGAGTTCACGATACAGATGCCCGTGATGAAAGTTGACGAGCGCGTGCTGGCAACCACCTGA
- a CDS encoding PAS domain-containing protein, whose amino-acid sequence MNLFKDGGEMGALMEAYDWDSHPLGRPEGWPQSLQTGTRMMLGSGFPMFIWWSGEFYMFHNDAYLPALGNKHPRALGASARHMWSEIWGQLGVVAEGILSGASRHFYAQELLVTLNRSGFLEETYWTFSYSPMPDDSGSAGGVFCACTEVTEKVLTQRRLHTIRDIAAATTESLSVDQVCRQVCELLNRNAQDIPFSLLYLLNAEGTVASLSGVSGETGATTIYKEIELAAPAGQEIASTNRDQEAQPHLRNRLLNIPDGIWKLGSDRAVVVPVYQPTESRLLGFLVLGTSQRLPYDAAYQGFHQLLAGQVAATVSSIRSRKNVEAREQSMRQLANSIPHLILTAKANGLVDYANQQWYAYTGFTEEETMGWGWVSAIHPEDAGRAAKGWGHGHANGDNILLDYRLKRADGQYRWHRVHAVVGLSGDDSKAKRWYGTITDIHDQKLAEADLQQSKAQEQAAHAAAELQRTHLQRLFQQAPAAITILSGPDLVFELVNPGYQQLFPGRPLLGLPVLEALPEVSSQPIWTILKNVYQTGESYVGNEVRLMLARVEGGPLEEIYFNFIYQARHDQEGRVDGVLVFAYEVTDLVEARHKVESSEEQLRIAIEAGNLATFNLDLLTNTTTRSGNHDQLFGHESELLEWNMDALLQHMLPEDRPTVLEQFKESISSGRLFLNPRIVRRDGGLHWVEGHGKVFYDGMNQPVRIAGVVADVTERRQAEQLLRNLTTDLAAANTAIQARNQELAQTNAQLTRINTDLDNFVYTASHDLRSPINSMEGLLNVLKEQLGHKLGEEEQVLIRHLTASMAKLNQTIQDLSEIVKVQKDTDLPLEAVSVADVLADVLADLEDRAKALSADIAFELEVESLDFPRKYLRSILYNLLSNAINYRHLSRTPRIRVRTQRKDRQVQLSVSDNGLGLNDRQLKKLFGMFQRMHPHTEGSGIGLYTTKRVVENYGGSITVESREGEGTTFYVIFRSAAT is encoded by the coding sequence ATGAATCTTTTCAAAGACGGCGGGGAGATGGGTGCCCTGATGGAAGCCTACGACTGGGACAGCCATCCGCTGGGCAGGCCCGAGGGCTGGCCCCAGAGCCTGCAAACGGGCACCCGCATGATGCTGGGCTCCGGCTTCCCGATGTTTATATGGTGGTCGGGCGAGTTTTATATGTTTCACAACGATGCCTACCTTCCGGCGCTGGGCAACAAGCACCCGCGCGCGCTGGGTGCCAGCGCGCGCCACATGTGGTCTGAGATATGGGGGCAGTTGGGGGTAGTCGCCGAAGGCATCCTGAGCGGTGCCAGCCGTCATTTCTACGCGCAGGAGCTGCTGGTGACCCTGAACCGCAGCGGCTTTCTGGAAGAAACCTACTGGACATTCTCCTACAGCCCCATGCCCGACGACAGCGGCAGCGCGGGCGGCGTTTTCTGTGCCTGCACCGAGGTTACCGAAAAAGTGCTGACGCAGCGGCGCCTCCACACCATCCGTGACATAGCGGCAGCCACGACAGAGTCACTTTCTGTGGACCAGGTGTGCCGGCAGGTATGCGAACTGCTGAACCGGAATGCCCAGGATATTCCGTTCAGCCTGCTCTACCTGCTGAACGCGGAGGGTACGGTTGCCAGCCTCAGCGGCGTGTCTGGCGAGACAGGCGCAACCACTATATATAAGGAAATTGAACTGGCCGCACCGGCAGGCCAGGAAATTGCCAGTACAAACCGCGATCAGGAAGCACAGCCGCACCTGCGCAACAGGCTCCTGAACATTCCCGACGGTATCTGGAAGCTTGGCTCGGACCGGGCGGTGGTGGTGCCGGTGTACCAGCCCACAGAGAGCCGGCTGCTTGGTTTTCTGGTGCTGGGCACCAGCCAGCGGCTGCCTTACGACGCCGCCTACCAGGGCTTTCACCAACTCCTGGCCGGGCAGGTTGCCGCAACCGTCTCCAGCATCAGGTCCCGGAAGAACGTGGAGGCAAGGGAACAGAGCATGCGCCAGCTGGCCAATTCCATACCGCATCTGATACTCACCGCCAAAGCCAACGGGCTTGTGGATTACGCCAACCAGCAGTGGTACGCCTATACAGGCTTCACGGAGGAGGAAACCATGGGATGGGGATGGGTTAGCGCCATACACCCCGAGGACGCTGGCCGGGCTGCCAAAGGCTGGGGGCATGGGCATGCCAACGGAGATAACATTCTTCTCGACTACAGGCTAAAGCGGGCCGATGGACAGTACAGGTGGCACCGGGTGCATGCTGTGGTCGGTTTGAGCGGGGATGACAGCAAGGCCAAGCGCTGGTATGGCACCATCACCGACATACACGACCAGAAATTGGCCGAGGCAGACCTGCAGCAAAGTAAGGCACAGGAGCAGGCCGCACACGCCGCGGCAGAGTTACAGCGCACCCACCTGCAAAGGCTCTTCCAGCAGGCTCCCGCTGCCATCACCATCCTAAGCGGCCCCGATTTGGTGTTCGAACTGGTGAACCCGGGATACCAGCAACTGTTCCCGGGCCGGCCGTTGCTGGGGTTGCCCGTGCTGGAGGCGCTGCCTGAGGTGTCCAGCCAGCCTATCTGGACGATCCTGAAGAACGTGTACCAGACTGGTGAGTCATATGTGGGGAATGAGGTGCGGCTGATGCTGGCGCGCGTCGAAGGGGGGCCGCTGGAGGAGATTTACTTCAACTTCATATACCAGGCGCGGCACGACCAGGAGGGCCGGGTGGATGGCGTGCTGGTGTTTGCCTATGAAGTGACGGATCTGGTGGAGGCACGCCACAAGGTAGAGAGCAGCGAGGAGCAGCTCCGCATAGCCATTGAAGCGGGCAACCTGGCCACCTTTAACCTGGATCTGCTCACCAACACCACCACCCGCAGCGGCAACCACGACCAGTTGTTCGGCCATGAGTCGGAGTTGCTGGAGTGGAACATGGACGCCCTGCTGCAGCACATGCTACCCGAAGACCGCCCCACGGTGCTGGAGCAGTTCAAGGAGTCTATCAGCAGCGGCAGGCTTTTCCTGAACCCGCGCATTGTGCGGCGGGACGGGGGGCTGCACTGGGTCGAAGGACATGGCAAAGTGTTTTACGACGGGATGAACCAACCGGTCCGCATCGCCGGTGTTGTGGCCGATGTAACCGAGCGCAGGCAGGCCGAGCAGCTGCTGCGGAACCTTACGACCGATCTGGCTGCCGCCAATACCGCTATCCAGGCCAGAAACCAGGAGCTGGCCCAGACAAATGCGCAGCTCACCCGGATTAACACCGACCTCGATAATTTCGTGTACACCGCTTCCCATGACCTGCGCTCGCCCATTAACTCGATGGAGGGCCTGCTGAATGTGCTGAAGGAGCAACTGGGGCATAAGCTGGGGGAGGAGGAGCAGGTGCTCATCCGGCACCTGACCGCTTCCATGGCTAAGCTGAACCAGACCATCCAGGACCTTTCGGAAATCGTGAAGGTGCAGAAAGACACCGACCTGCCCCTGGAGGCCGTTTCGGTGGCGGACGTGCTGGCGGACGTGCTGGCGGACCTGGAGGACCGGGCCAAAGCGCTTTCGGCGGACATTGCCTTCGAACTGGAGGTGGAGTCGCTTGATTTTCCGAGGAAGTACCTGCGCAGCATCCTGTACAACCTGCTCTCCAATGCGATCAATTATCGGCACCTAAGCCGAACACCCCGCATCCGCGTGCGTACACAACGGAAAGACAGGCAGGTGCAGCTCTCCGTCTCGGACAACGGGCTTGGCCTGAACGACCGGCAGTTGAAAAAGCTTTTCGGCATGTTCCAGCGGATGCACCCACACACAGAGGGGAGTGGTATCGGGCTTTATACGACCAAACGGGTGGTCGAAAACTACGGGGGCAGTATAACAGTGGAGAGCAGGGAAGGGGAAGGCACTACTTTTTATGTAATATTCAGAAGTGCTGCGACATAA